The Yersinia intermedia genome window below encodes:
- the mntP gene encoding manganese efflux pump MntP has translation MNLSATLVLAFAMSMDAFAASIGKGASLHKPRFREALRTGLIFGVIEAITPLIGWCIGLFASQYILEWDHWVAFSLLFILGCRMIFEGAKQQVEETEKMRSHSFWVLVMTAIATSLDAMAIGVGLAFLQVNIVHTAMAIGLATMIMATLGMLIGRYIGPLLGKRAEIIGGIVLIAIGFNILYEHIYRIA, from the coding sequence ATGAATCTATCTGCAACTCTTGTCCTTGCTTTTGCTATGTCCATGGATGCTTTTGCTGCTTCTATTGGTAAAGGTGCCAGTCTACACAAACCCCGTTTTCGAGAAGCACTGCGTACCGGCCTCATTTTTGGTGTGATAGAAGCTATTACCCCACTTATTGGTTGGTGTATCGGCCTGTTTGCCAGTCAATATATTCTGGAATGGGACCACTGGGTTGCTTTTAGCCTGCTGTTTATTCTTGGTTGCCGCATGATTTTTGAAGGTGCGAAGCAGCAAGTAGAAGAAACTGAAAAAATGCGCAGTCACAGTTTTTGGGTTTTGGTCATGACGGCGATTGCCACCAGTCTTGATGCAATGGCGATCGGTGTCGGTTTAGCTTTCTTACAAGTAAATATTGTCCACACCGCCATGGCGATTGGCTTGGCAACCATGATTATGGCTACCCTAGGTATGCTGATTGGCCGTTATATTGGCCCATTATTGGGTAAACGCGCCGAAATCATCGGTGGGATAGTCTTAATAGCGATCGGCTTTAATATTCTGTATGAGCATATCTATCGGATCGCCTAA
- the pagP gene encoding lipid IV(A) palmitoyltransferase PagP, with the protein MNCNYIINTCILSSLWWGQVTAVLADEYSLPARISIEQREQQGDDGNVWQRLTSNILLTWDSPNQELYIPLNTWHNRWTYDDDKIESYNERPWGIGYGRYRYDEDNNWYSVYAMAFMDSHNRIEPIIGYGYQKMWIPGEMDGWRFGVGFTASITARHEYYYIPIPLPLPLFSIEYNKFSLQTTYIPGTYNNGNVLFTWMRWQF; encoded by the coding sequence ATGAATTGTAATTATATTATCAACACCTGTATTCTCAGCAGCTTATGGTGGGGTCAGGTCACGGCTGTATTAGCAGACGAATATTCTCTGCCAGCACGGATATCGATAGAGCAGCGTGAACAGCAAGGAGATGATGGCAACGTATGGCAGCGCCTGACGAGCAACATCTTGCTCACCTGGGACTCTCCGAACCAGGAGCTGTATATCCCGCTGAATACCTGGCACAACCGCTGGACCTATGACGACGACAAGATAGAGTCATACAATGAGCGGCCATGGGGTATCGGCTATGGTAGGTATCGTTATGATGAGGATAACAACTGGTACTCAGTATATGCGATGGCCTTTATGGACTCACACAACCGAATTGAGCCGATTATAGGTTATGGCTATCAAAAAATGTGGATACCGGGGGAGATGGACGGCTGGCGTTTCGGTGTGGGTTTTACCGCCAGTATTACCGCGCGGCATGAGTATTATTACATTCCTATACCATTGCCTCTGCCACTTTTTTCTATTGAATATAATAAGTTTTCACTACAAACCACCTATATTCCCGGCACTTATAATAATGGAAATGTTCTGTTTACCTGGATGCGCTGGCAATTCTAA
- a CDS encoding DUF986 family protein has protein sequence MSVTDVVLIVFIALLLAYAIYDEFIMNMMKGKTRLQVHLKRKNKIDCAIFVGLIAILVYNNVMANGAPLTTYLLVGLALIAVYISYIRWPKLLFKNTGFYYANAFVEYSRIKSMNLSEDGILVIDLEQRRLLIQVKQLDDLEKIYHFFVENQS, from the coding sequence ATGTCGGTTACTGATGTCGTTTTAATTGTTTTTATCGCTCTACTACTCGCTTATGCCATCTATGATGAGTTCATCATGAATATGATGAAAGGGAAGACCCGGCTGCAAGTTCACTTAAAACGTAAAAACAAGATTGACTGTGCCATCTTTGTCGGGCTGATAGCTATTCTCGTTTACAATAATGTCATGGCGAATGGTGCACCGTTAACCACCTATTTATTAGTAGGTTTAGCGCTCATCGCGGTGTATATCTCTTATATCCGTTGGCCCAAATTATTGTTTAAAAATACCGGTTTCTACTACGCTAATGCTTTTGTTGAATATAGCCGAATAAAAAGTATGAATTTATCTGAAGATGGCATCTTGGTAATTGATTTAGAGCAGCGCAGATTATTAATTCAGGTAAAACAATTAGATGACTTAGAGAAAATCTATCACTTTTTCGTTGAAAATCAATCATAA
- the rlmA gene encoding 23S rRNA (guanine(745)-N(1))-methyltransferase: MSYQCPLCHQALQLSVQQWRCSNNHQFDCAKEGYVNLMPVQHKGSKQPGDSTEMMQARRAFLDAGYYQPLQQRVCELLDAALPLDATMLLDIGCGEGYYTAAVADRLNRQRQMAVFGLDVAKVAVRYGAKRYQQVNFCVASSHRLPFASGSLDAVLRIYAPCKAAELSRTVKPGGIVVTVAPGPRHLYQLKALIYPEVQLHGDAQEHLEGFELLSCEKLAYEMKLPGKQSFNLLQMTPFAWRASIETGQALAARHVFICETDFVIALHRRREDPAVEIAAVTGDQ, encoded by the coding sequence ATGTCTTATCAGTGCCCTCTTTGTCATCAGGCTTTGCAGCTTAGCGTGCAGCAATGGCGTTGTAGCAATAATCATCAGTTCGATTGCGCCAAAGAGGGTTATGTCAACTTGATGCCAGTGCAGCATAAGGGATCGAAACAGCCCGGAGACAGCACGGAGATGATGCAGGCTCGACGAGCATTTCTTGATGCGGGCTATTATCAACCGTTGCAGCAGCGGGTCTGTGAGCTTCTGGATGCCGCTCTACCACTGGATGCCACTATGCTGCTGGATATCGGTTGTGGTGAGGGTTATTACACGGCCGCCGTGGCTGACCGGCTAAATCGGCAGCGGCAGATGGCTGTTTTCGGCTTAGATGTTGCAAAAGTTGCCGTAAGGTATGGGGCAAAGCGCTACCAACAGGTGAACTTCTGTGTGGCTTCCAGCCACCGCTTGCCTTTTGCCAGTGGCTCGCTTGATGCTGTGTTACGTATCTATGCACCGTGCAAAGCGGCAGAATTGTCACGTACTGTGAAACCCGGTGGTATTGTCGTTACTGTTGCTCCTGGCCCACGTCATCTCTACCAGTTAAAAGCGCTGATTTACCCAGAGGTACAACTCCATGGTGATGCACAAGAACATCTGGAGGGGTTTGAGTTACTGAGTTGCGAAAAACTGGCTTATGAAATGAAACTTCCCGGTAAGCAGAGTTTTAATTTACTGCAAATGACGCCTTTTGCCTGGAGAGCATCAATCGAGACTGGGCAAGCGTTGGCTGCACGGCATGTATTTATCTGTGAAACTGATTTTGTCATTGCGTTGCACCGCCGCAGAGAAGATCCTGCTGTTGAAATTGCAGCCGTAACCGGTGACCAGTAG
- a CDS encoding DUF2627 domain-containing protein, translating to MCGIFSKEVLSKDVSVEYRFSADPYLSASSSNDSSLSM from the coding sequence ATGTGTGGCATTTTCAGTAAAGAAGTTCTGAGTAAAGACGTTAGCGTTGAATACCGCTTCTCTGCCGATCCTTATCTTAGTGCCTCAAGCAGTAACGACTCTAGTTTGTCTATGTAA
- a CDS encoding TonB-dependent receptor, with amino-acid sequence MNQTFSLRARQKRLAPRLLCVMIGAALGTLSASVWAATTTDPVAESSKKVSTTTDTITVVGEQETFRAGGNDLIPTYLDGQVANGGRIGFLGQQDARNVPFNVIGYTSKLVEDQQAHTLADVVRNDASVQNVRGYGNASQNFRIRGFNLDGDDISFGGLFGVLPRQVVDTSMVERVEVFKGPNVFVNGISPSGSGVGGMINLEPKRAGDTPLTRVSLDYTSASKVGGGLDVGRRFGDNDQFGVRVNALHREGETAIHDQKERTTALSTGLDYRGERARTSLDIGYQKQTVHGMRTDVAIGSATVIPEPPAATLNYGQQWVYTDMATTFGMLRSEYDLSQNWTVYGTLGASHNDETGQYGSPTLTDNNGNATISRLYVPYVSDSIAGLGGVRGHFDTGPVTHKVNIGYASNYRTAKSAWNMSDKVSTNIYNPGVVPFPPTTMSSANQDPTLNSQVRASSISVSDTLSALDDKVQLMLGLRRQEVVIRNFDNGVADSKNVQDAMKVTPVYGLLVKPWENVSLYANHIEALSPGKVAPWYTANAGNVTGIIHAKQNEVGVKFDNQRYGGTLALFEITRPAGSIDATTNMYTLSGEQRNRGVELNVFGEPVFGTRLLGSAVWLDPILTEAQNSKNNGNYAVGVARYQLVFGGEYDIKAVEGLTATGTVTRSGSQYANQENTLKLKPWTRLDLGMRYTMPLKETNLIWRANLQNVTNERYWESVEDTGTYMYQGNPRELKLSVSMDF; translated from the coding sequence ATGAATCAAACTTTCTCCCTCCGTGCACGCCAGAAGCGGCTTGCACCACGCCTTTTGTGCGTCATGATCGGCGCGGCATTGGGTACTTTGTCCGCATCTGTGTGGGCTGCAACCACCACAGACCCTGTAGCTGAAAGCAGCAAAAAGGTCAGTACAACAACTGATACTATTACCGTGGTCGGGGAGCAGGAGACATTCCGTGCTGGTGGTAATGATCTCATCCCGACCTATCTGGACGGTCAGGTCGCTAATGGTGGACGTATTGGTTTTCTGGGGCAGCAAGATGCGCGCAACGTACCTTTTAATGTGATCGGTTACACTTCTAAACTGGTCGAAGATCAGCAGGCGCACACTTTGGCTGATGTGGTCAGAAACGACGCGTCAGTGCAGAACGTGCGTGGCTATGGTAATGCCTCGCAGAACTTCCGTATTCGTGGTTTTAACCTTGATGGGGATGATATCTCGTTCGGTGGTCTGTTCGGCGTACTGCCTCGTCAGGTGGTTGATACAAGCATGGTAGAGCGGGTCGAAGTGTTTAAAGGCCCGAACGTATTTGTAAACGGTATTTCGCCGAGCGGCAGTGGTGTGGGGGGGATGATTAACCTGGAACCTAAACGTGCCGGTGATACCCCATTAACCCGTGTCAGTCTGGATTACACTTCTGCCTCTAAAGTGGGGGGCGGGCTGGATGTCGGCCGCCGCTTTGGTGACAATGACCAGTTCGGTGTGCGGGTTAATGCGCTACACCGCGAAGGTGAGACCGCTATCCATGATCAGAAAGAGCGCACGACGGCACTTTCAACCGGTTTAGATTACCGGGGTGAGCGCGCCCGTACTTCTTTAGATATCGGATATCAAAAACAAACGGTTCACGGTATGCGTACTGATGTTGCCATTGGTAGTGCGACGGTTATCCCAGAGCCACCGGCAGCTACCTTAAATTATGGTCAGCAGTGGGTGTATACCGATATGGCGACCACCTTTGGTATGCTGCGTAGTGAGTATGACTTAAGCCAGAACTGGACGGTGTACGGTACCCTCGGTGCAAGTCACAATGACGAGACCGGACAATATGGTTCACCGACGCTGACTGATAATAATGGCAATGCCACCATCAGTCGCCTGTATGTCCCTTATGTCTCTGATTCCATAGCCGGGTTGGGTGGGGTGAGGGGGCATTTCGATACCGGCCCGGTGACGCATAAAGTGAATATCGGTTACGCTTCTAACTATCGTACCGCCAAATCTGCCTGGAATATGTCAGATAAAGTAAGCACCAATATTTATAATCCAGGGGTTGTACCTTTCCCACCAACAACCATGAGCAGCGCTAATCAGGACCCAACACTAAACAGTCAGGTTCGTGCCAGCAGCATTTCGGTGTCTGATACCTTATCGGCGCTGGATGATAAAGTGCAGTTGATGCTAGGTCTACGCCGCCAAGAAGTGGTTATCCGCAACTTTGATAATGGTGTGGCAGACAGTAAAAATGTGCAAGATGCCATGAAAGTGACGCCAGTTTATGGCTTGTTGGTTAAGCCATGGGAAAACGTATCACTGTATGCAAACCACATCGAAGCATTGTCTCCGGGTAAAGTGGCTCCTTGGTATACTGCCAATGCGGGCAATGTTACCGGTATTATTCATGCTAAACAAAATGAAGTGGGTGTGAAATTTGATAACCAGCGCTATGGCGGTACGTTAGCACTGTTTGAAATCACCAGACCTGCCGGTTCTATTGATGCAACCACCAATATGTACACCTTGAGCGGCGAGCAGCGTAACCGTGGTGTCGAATTAAACGTATTCGGTGAGCCAGTGTTTGGTACCCGGCTGTTAGGGAGTGCAGTATGGCTGGACCCAATACTGACTGAGGCGCAAAACAGTAAAAATAATGGTAACTATGCTGTGGGGGTTGCCCGTTATCAATTAGTGTTTGGCGGCGAGTACGATATTAAAGCCGTAGAAGGGTTGACGGCTACGGGGACTGTCACGCGTTCGGGTTCTCAGTACGCTAACCAGGAAAACACCTTAAAACTGAAACCGTGGACGCGCTTGGATCTGGGTATGCGTTACACCATGCCGTTGAAAGAGACCAATCTGATCTGGCGCGCCAACCTTCAGAACGTGACCAACGAACGTTACTGGGAATCGGTTGAAGATACCGGTACTTATATGTACCAAGGCAACCCGCGCGAACTGAAACTGTCGGTTTCTATGGACTTTTAA
- the pgeF gene encoding peptidoglycan editing factor PgeF: protein MTDFSSQLSRITTISHGFGNKSALFPPSLLPFQVSQANKKQVHGTTIIDVNTPGQECGEADSLYTTQAGILLTVLTADCLPIIFSQQQGKAIAVVHAGWRGLLDGIILKMVERIARDDDPANWVAAIGPAARSCCYEVDEELAERFINQLPLAKNIISPRFRHLNLAAIAEHQLRGAGIHQVDLVGSCTICTTIQHDEKNDKNRFKYTSFRRTSQQQTLNPSHPGIKGRNQYSGLVILP, encoded by the coding sequence ATGACTGATTTTTCATCACAACTTAGCCGAATCACCACCATCAGCCATGGCTTTGGCAATAAATCGGCCCTGTTTCCTCCCAGCTTGCTGCCATTTCAGGTTTCACAAGCCAACAAAAAGCAAGTTCATGGCACGACAATTATTGATGTGAACACGCCGGGGCAAGAATGCGGGGAAGCCGATAGCCTCTATACCACTCAAGCAGGTATTTTATTAACGGTTCTGACGGCTGATTGCTTACCGATCATTTTTAGCCAACAGCAAGGGAAAGCCATTGCAGTGGTCCATGCCGGGTGGCGGGGCTTATTAGATGGTATTATCTTAAAAATGGTTGAACGGATTGCTCGCGATGATGACCCGGCAAATTGGGTTGCAGCCATAGGGCCAGCCGCACGATCTTGCTGCTATGAAGTGGATGAGGAGTTGGCCGAACGCTTTATTAACCAATTACCACTGGCAAAAAATATCATTTCACCCCGTTTTCGCCACCTCAACTTAGCGGCCATTGCTGAACATCAATTACGTGGGGCAGGAATTCATCAAGTAGACCTCGTTGGCAGTTGTACTATCTGTACCACTATTCAACATGACGAAAAAAACGATAAAAACCGTTTTAAATATACCAGTTTCCGCCGAACCAGCCAGCAGCAAACGCTTAACCCAAGCCATCCAGGAATTAAAGGACGCAATCAGTATTCCGGCTTAGTTATTTTGCCTTAA
- the ftsI gene encoding peptidoglycan glycosyltransferase FtsI: MIPKPKNDSNNFIRWRFGLLCSCILMSLLGLLARVAWLQVIEPDPLVKEEDMRSVRVMATPNTRGMITDRNGHPLAVSVPVEAIWADAKIVVEKGGVGTTERWQALAQELNMPMDQLINRINQNPNARFIYLARQVEPNVAEYIQRLKLPGIATKAESRRFYPSGDVAANLIGFTNIDDQGIEGVEKSFNSLLSGTAGSRVVRKDRFGRVVEDISSTDSHPGQNVELSIDERLQAETSHALTNAVMFNKADSGSAVVIDVNTGEILAMANYPTFNPNNRVGTPEENFRNRAISDIFEPGSTVKPMVVMTALQHHLVRPDSVLDTHPYVLSGHQIKDVGFYPALSLTGVLQKSSDVGVSRLALAMPASALMETYTLFGLGQPTQLGLTGESSGLMPHRQRWSDLDRATFSFGYGLMVTPLQLARVYATIGSFGIYRPLSITKVDPPVFGPRVLPDVLVRQVEHMMESVALPGGGGVKAAVRGYRVAVKTGTAKKIGPNGQYIDKYVAYTAGVAPASQPRFALVVVINNPQGGKYYGGAVSAPVFSDIMGQILRTMNVEPDAIPTGIVGHS; this comes from the coding sequence ATGATTCCTAAACCAAAAAATGACAGTAACAACTTTATTCGTTGGCGTTTTGGTTTGTTGTGCAGTTGCATTTTAATGTCACTTTTGGGTCTGCTAGCACGGGTTGCCTGGCTGCAAGTTATTGAACCGGATCCGTTGGTAAAAGAAGAAGATATGCGCTCAGTGCGTGTAATGGCAACACCAAACACGCGCGGTATGATTACTGATCGTAACGGGCATCCGTTGGCGGTCAGTGTCCCGGTTGAGGCCATTTGGGCCGATGCTAAAATAGTCGTGGAAAAGGGCGGGGTAGGCACTACCGAGCGCTGGCAGGCATTGGCTCAGGAACTCAATATGCCAATGGACCAATTAATTAACCGTATCAATCAAAACCCCAATGCCCGTTTTATCTATCTTGCCCGCCAAGTTGAACCTAATGTAGCTGAATACATTCAACGTTTGAAACTACCGGGTATTGCGACTAAAGCGGAGTCACGGCGTTTTTATCCATCCGGCGATGTGGCGGCGAATCTGATTGGTTTCACTAATATAGATGACCAGGGTATTGAAGGTGTTGAAAAGAGTTTTAATTCGCTATTAAGTGGCACTGCCGGCAGTAGGGTGGTGCGTAAAGATCGCTTTGGCCGGGTGGTTGAGGATATCTCCTCGACGGATAGCCATCCGGGACAAAATGTTGAACTCAGTATTGATGAGCGTTTGCAGGCCGAAACATCCCATGCGCTGACCAATGCTGTTATGTTCAATAAGGCTGATTCCGGTTCTGCGGTGGTCATTGATGTGAATACCGGCGAAATCTTGGCGATGGCTAACTATCCCACTTTTAACCCTAATAACCGTGTAGGTACACCTGAGGAGAATTTCCGTAATCGGGCTATCAGCGATATTTTTGAGCCGGGTTCCACCGTCAAACCGATGGTAGTCATGACCGCATTACAACACCATCTGGTTAGGCCGGACAGTGTATTGGATACCCATCCTTATGTGTTGAGTGGGCATCAAATCAAAGATGTGGGTTTTTATCCCGCATTGTCGTTGACCGGCGTATTGCAGAAATCAAGTGATGTGGGTGTCTCTCGCCTGGCGTTGGCAATGCCAGCTTCAGCATTGATGGAAACTTACACGTTGTTTGGTTTGGGCCAACCGACTCAGTTAGGTCTAACCGGAGAAAGTAGCGGGCTAATGCCGCATCGGCAACGCTGGAGTGATCTGGACCGCGCGACATTCTCCTTCGGTTACGGCCTGATGGTGACCCCACTGCAACTGGCTCGGGTGTATGCCACCATTGGCAGCTTCGGTATCTATCGGCCATTATCGATTACCAAAGTCGATCCTCCGGTGTTCGGGCCACGGGTACTTCCCGACGTTCTGGTGCGACAAGTCGAACATATGATGGAGAGTGTGGCACTGCCAGGTGGCGGTGGCGTGAAAGCGGCTGTCAGGGGATACCGTGTTGCCGTTAAAACGGGCACAGCCAAGAAGATTGGGCCAAATGGTCAATATATTGATAAGTATGTGGCTTATACTGCCGGTGTTGCGCCTGCCAGCCAACCTCGTTTTGCGCTGGTGGTCGTGATCAATAATCCACAAGGTGGCAAATATTATGGTGGTGCGGTTTCTGCTCCAGTATTTAGCGATATTATGGGGCAAATTTTGCGGACCATGAATGTTGAACCTGACGCTATCCCAACAGGGATTGTCGGTCATAGCTGA
- a CDS encoding PTS mannose transporter subunit IID codes for MVDKTTTGEKKLTPADIRGVFIRSNLFQGSWNFERMQALGFCFSMVPAIRRLYPENSEERKQAIKRHLEFFNTQPFVAAPILGVTLAMEEQKANGAEIDDAAINGIKVGLMGPLAGVGDPIFWGTVRPVLAALGAGIAMSGSLLGPLLFFVLFNLVRLLTRYYGVAYGYKKGVNIVSDMDGGLLQKLTEGASILGLFVMGALVNKWTHVNIPVVVSKITNQNGQTTVTTVQTILDQLMPGLVPLLLTFGCMWLLRRKVNALWIIMGFFAIGIFGYWIGFLAP; via the coding sequence ATGGTTGATAAAACAACGACTGGTGAAAAGAAACTCACGCCTGCCGATATTCGCGGGGTGTTTATCCGCTCTAACCTCTTCCAAGGGTCGTGGAACTTCGAACGTATGCAGGCGCTGGGGTTCTGCTTCTCTATGGTACCGGCGATCCGTCGTCTCTACCCTGAGAACTCAGAAGAGCGTAAGCAGGCAATCAAACGCCATTTGGAATTCTTCAACACTCAACCCTTCGTTGCCGCGCCAATTCTGGGCGTAACGCTGGCGATGGAAGAGCAAAAAGCGAATGGTGCCGAGATTGACGATGCGGCTATTAACGGCATCAAAGTCGGTCTGATGGGGCCGCTGGCGGGTGTCGGTGACCCAATATTCTGGGGTACGGTACGCCCGGTGTTGGCCGCTCTCGGTGCAGGTATCGCAATGAGCGGCAGTTTACTTGGCCCATTGCTGTTCTTTGTACTGTTTAACCTGGTACGCTTGCTGACCCGTTATTACGGTGTGGCATATGGCTATAAAAAAGGCGTCAATATCGTCAGCGATATGGACGGTGGTCTGCTGCAAAAATTGACGGAAGGGGCGTCTATCCTCGGCCTGTTTGTTATGGGGGCCTTGGTTAACAAGTGGACCCATGTCAACATACCGGTCGTGGTGTCTAAGATAACCAATCAGAACGGCCAGACCACAGTGACTACTGTGCAAACCATTCTTGACCAGTTGATGCCAGGTTTGGTGCCATTACTGTTAACATTCGGCTGTATGTGGCTATTACGCCGTAAAGTTAACGCTCTGTGGATTATTATGGGCTTCTTTGCCATCGGTATCTTCGGTTACTGGATTGGCTTCCTGGCACCATAA
- a CDS encoding PAS domain S-box protein: MALHPASFDDHIFRLLIEAVDDYAIYIIDAQGHILTWNSGAERNAGYAAEEVIGQSFELFYTPEDLANKLPTKGLQHANQFGHYETQGWRVRKNSKRFWGNITLSALHDSDHVLQGFVHVTRDLTDKWQRENALRKSEEQFRHLISEVEDYAIYMIDTHGRILTWNKGGERNEGYTSDEIIGEHFALLFTQEDISAGVPEKSLAQATTEGNYQSEGWHVRKNGIRYWASVAINPMHDDSGKLLGFTKIVRDLTERRQREEALRISEERFRLMVDTVEDYAILMLDPWGRVNTWNHGAERNIGYASNEIIGQHFGCFFLPEDIAAGLPEKLLKTAASASRMEREGWLVRKDMTRYWAMTVITVVHDNNGKLLGYAEIIRDMSERKQREDALRASEIARYEEREQLHRVLSSIQEGIISLDTEGRVVLMNPKAEEMTGRSQNESCGLPIEDVFILWSPLQDKNQLLAFNQCLVEGRNTLLPEGSQLLSSKGERQEIRCSASPIRDRDNVLTGAVIVFQDVTRARHAQRELQYQANHDMLTGLINRRRLEERLTQAISQLGDNDQHILCYVDLDYFKDVNDTAGHEAGDMVLRMVAQTMQQAVRENDIVARLGGDEFAIVLFNCQSKPATDILESVVADIAAIQFHWHGQSYTFTASLGAVPLTRQTENAAQSMRQADIACYAAKHAGRNRLSLSL; the protein is encoded by the coding sequence ATGGCTTTGCACCCAGCATCATTTGACGATCATATTTTCCGGCTATTGATTGAAGCCGTTGATGACTACGCCATATACATCATCGATGCTCAAGGACATATCCTCACTTGGAACAGTGGTGCAGAACGCAATGCCGGTTACGCTGCTGAAGAGGTTATTGGTCAATCTTTCGAACTGTTTTATACCCCAGAGGATCTGGCGAACAAATTACCGACCAAGGGACTGCAACATGCCAATCAGTTTGGTCACTATGAAACACAAGGCTGGCGGGTTCGTAAGAATAGTAAACGTTTTTGGGGCAATATTACCCTTAGTGCACTGCATGACTCAGACCATGTTTTGCAGGGTTTTGTCCATGTCACCCGCGACTTAACGGATAAATGGCAGCGCGAAAATGCCCTGCGAAAGAGTGAAGAACAATTTCGCCATCTGATCAGTGAAGTCGAAGATTATGCTATTTATATGATTGATACTCATGGCCGAATTTTAACCTGGAATAAAGGCGGTGAGCGTAATGAAGGCTATACCAGCGATGAAATAATCGGCGAACATTTTGCCCTACTATTCACTCAGGAGGATATTTCTGCTGGCGTACCGGAGAAATCGCTCGCCCAAGCGACTACAGAAGGAAATTACCAGAGCGAAGGCTGGCATGTGCGTAAAAATGGTATCCGCTATTGGGCCAGTGTGGCAATTAACCCGATGCATGATGACAGTGGCAAGCTATTGGGATTCACTAAAATTGTCCGCGATCTCACCGAGCGCCGCCAACGAGAAGAAGCATTACGCATCAGTGAAGAACGTTTTCGCCTAATGGTTGATACCGTTGAGGATTACGCGATTTTAATGCTCGATCCCTGGGGCCGGGTTAATACCTGGAACCACGGTGCCGAGCGGAATATCGGTTATGCCAGTAATGAGATAATTGGCCAACATTTCGGTTGTTTCTTCTTACCAGAGGATATTGCCGCCGGATTACCGGAGAAATTGCTGAAAACCGCCGCATCAGCAAGCCGAATGGAGCGTGAAGGCTGGCTGGTTCGCAAAGACATGACCCGCTACTGGGCGATGACGGTCATCACTGTGGTCCATGACAATAACGGTAAACTTCTCGGTTATGCTGAAATAATCCGTGATATGAGTGAGCGCAAACAACGTGAAGATGCGCTGCGTGCTAGCGAAATAGCGCGTTATGAAGAGCGTGAGCAACTGCATCGGGTGTTGTCATCCATTCAGGAGGGAATTATCTCCCTCGACACTGAAGGCCGGGTAGTATTGATGAACCCCAAGGCCGAAGAGATGACGGGCCGTAGCCAGAATGAATCCTGCGGTTTGCCCATTGAAGACGTCTTTATTTTGTGGTCTCCGCTGCAAGATAAAAACCAGTTACTTGCTTTCAATCAGTGTTTGGTCGAAGGGCGTAATACCTTATTACCAGAAGGTAGCCAGTTGTTATCGAGCAAAGGAGAACGGCAAGAAATTCGCTGTTCTGCCTCGCCAATTCGCGATCGTGATAACGTACTCACCGGTGCTGTCATTGTATTTCAGGATGTAACTCGCGCCCGCCATGCACAACGTGAACTGCAATATCAGGCCAATCATGACATGTTGACCGGGCTGATTAACCGGCGCCGGTTGGAAGAGCGATTAACCCAGGCAATCAGCCAATTGGGGGATAACGATCAGCATATCCTCTGTTATGTCGATTTAGACTATTTCAAGGATGTTAATGATACCGCAGGTCATGAAGCTGGGGATATGGTGTTGAGAATGGTGGCGCAAACCATGCAGCAAGCGGTGCGTGAAAATGACATTGTTGCTCGTTTAGGGGGCGATGAATTTGCTATTGTGCTGTTTAATTGCCAAAGCAAGCCTGCCACAGACATTCTGGAATCTGTGGTTGCCGATATTGCCGCCATTCAATTTCATTGGCACGGTCAATCATATACCTTTACCGCAAGTCTGGGTGCCGTCCCCCTAACTCGCCAAACTGAGAATGCCGCACAATCAATGCGTCAGGCCGATATCGCCTGTTACGCAGCGAAACACGCGGGCCGTAACCGGCTATCACTCTCACTCTAA
- the cspE gene encoding transcription antiterminator/RNA stability regulator CspE, which produces MAKIKGQVKWFNESKGFGFITPADGSKDVFVHFSAIQGNGFKTLAEGQNVEFEIQDGQKGPSAVNVTAI; this is translated from the coding sequence ATGGCAAAGATCAAAGGTCAAGTTAAGTGGTTCAACGAGTCTAAAGGTTTCGGTTTCATCACTCCAGCTGACGGCAGCAAAGATGTGTTCGTACACTTCTCTGCAATCCAGGGTAATGGCTTCAAAACCCTGGCTGAAGGCCAGAACGTAGAGTTCGAAATCCAAGACGGTCAGAAAGGTCCGTCTGCAGTAAACGTTACTGCAATCTAA